Proteins co-encoded in one Syngnathoides biaculeatus isolate LvHL_M chromosome 22, ASM1980259v1, whole genome shotgun sequence genomic window:
- the LOC133495606 gene encoding troponin T, slow skeletal muscle-like isoform X1, translated as MFYRPVATQLAPPKIPEGERVDFDDIHRKRMEKDLLELQTLIDVHFEQRKKEEEELIGLKSRIVMFFFICNIYVNIFCMCSVRYMQLMEMAKCLFVPQESRRAERAEQQRVRAEKERDRQTRIAEERQRKEEEEAKKRAEDEAKKKKVLSNMGAHFGGFLAKVEQRRGKKQTAREIKKKTLSERKQPLAIDDLREDALRKRAGEMWECIYQLESEKFDLWEKMKSQKYEITVLLNRIQHAQKFKKGHGKGKVGGRWK; from the exons atgttTTACAGGCCGGTGGCGACACAACTTGCTCCACCGAAGATCCCAGAGGGGGAAAGGGTGGACTTTGAT GATATTCACAGGAAGCGGATGGAGAAAGATCTTCTGGAGCTTCAGACCTTGATCGACGTCCACTTTGAgcagaggaaaaaagaagaggaggagctcATCGGGCTCAAATCGAggattgtaatgtttttttttatatgcaatatatatgtgaatattttttgtatgtgtaGTGTAAGATATATGCAGTTAATGGAAATGGCAAAGTGTCTTTTTGTGCCCCAGGAAAGTCGGCGGGCGGAAAGAGCTGAGCAGCAGCGCGTGAGGGCGGAAAAAGAACGCGACAGGCAGACCAGGATCGCG GAGGAGAggcagaggaaggaggaggaagaggccaAGAAGAGGGCTGAAGATGAAgccaaaaagaagaaagtgCTGTCCAACATGGGGGCTCACTTCGGAGGATTCCTGGCCAAG GTGGAGCAGCGGCGCGGCAAGAAGCAAACGGCGAGGGAGATCAAGAAGAAGACGCTGTCCGAGAGGAAGCAGCCGCTCGCCATTGATGACCTGAGAGAGGACGCCCTCAG AAAACGTGCCGGAGAGATGTGGGAGTGCATCTATCAGCTGGAGTCAGAGAAATTTGACCTATGGGAGAAAATGAAGAGTCAGAAGTATgag ATCACCGTCCTATTGAATAGAATCCAACACGCGCAGAAGTT CAAAAAGGGCCACGGGAAGGGGAAGGTCGGCGGACGCTGGAAGTGA
- the LOC133495606 gene encoding troponin T, slow skeletal muscle-like isoform X2: MFYRPVATQLAPPKIPEGERVDFDDIHRKRMEKDLLELQTLIDVHFEQRKKEEEELIGLKSRIESRRAERAEQQRVRAEKERDRQTRIAEERQRKEEEEAKKRAEDEAKKKKVLSNMGAHFGGFLAKVEQRRGKKQTAREIKKKTLSERKQPLAIDDLREDALRKRAGEMWECIYQLESEKFDLWEKMKSQKYEITVLLNRIQHAQKFKKGHGKGKVGGRWK, translated from the exons atgttTTACAGGCCGGTGGCGACACAACTTGCTCCACCGAAGATCCCAGAGGGGGAAAGGGTGGACTTTGAT GATATTCACAGGAAGCGGATGGAGAAAGATCTTCTGGAGCTTCAGACCTTGATCGACGTCCACTTTGAgcagaggaaaaaagaagaggaggagctcATCGGGCTCAAATCGAggatt GAAAGTCGGCGGGCGGAAAGAGCTGAGCAGCAGCGCGTGAGGGCGGAAAAAGAACGCGACAGGCAGACCAGGATCGCG GAGGAGAggcagaggaaggaggaggaagaggccaAGAAGAGGGCTGAAGATGAAgccaaaaagaagaaagtgCTGTCCAACATGGGGGCTCACTTCGGAGGATTCCTGGCCAAG GTGGAGCAGCGGCGCGGCAAGAAGCAAACGGCGAGGGAGATCAAGAAGAAGACGCTGTCCGAGAGGAAGCAGCCGCTCGCCATTGATGACCTGAGAGAGGACGCCCTCAG AAAACGTGCCGGAGAGATGTGGGAGTGCATCTATCAGCTGGAGTCAGAGAAATTTGACCTATGGGAGAAAATGAAGAGTCAGAAGTATgag ATCACCGTCCTATTGAATAGAATCCAACACGCGCAGAAGTT CAAAAAGGGCCACGGGAAGGGGAAGGTCGGCGGACGCTGGAAGTGA
- the LOC133495606 gene encoding troponin T, slow skeletal muscle-like isoform X3: MEKDLLELQTLIDVHFEQRKKEEEELIGLKSRIESRRAERAEQQRVRAEKERDRQTRIAEERQRKEEEEAKKRAEDEAKKKKVLSNMGAHFGGFLAKVEQRRGKKQTAREIKKKTLSERKQPLAIDDLREDALRKRAGEMWECIYQLESEKFDLWEKMKSQKYEITVLLNRIQHAQKFKKGHGKGKVGGRWK; the protein is encoded by the exons ATGGAGAAAGATCTTCTGGAGCTTCAGACCTTGATCGACGTCCACTTTGAgcagaggaaaaaagaagaggaggagctcATCGGGCTCAAATCGAggatt GAAAGTCGGCGGGCGGAAAGAGCTGAGCAGCAGCGCGTGAGGGCGGAAAAAGAACGCGACAGGCAGACCAGGATCGCG GAGGAGAggcagaggaaggaggaggaagaggccaAGAAGAGGGCTGAAGATGAAgccaaaaagaagaaagtgCTGTCCAACATGGGGGCTCACTTCGGAGGATTCCTGGCCAAG GTGGAGCAGCGGCGCGGCAAGAAGCAAACGGCGAGGGAGATCAAGAAGAAGACGCTGTCCGAGAGGAAGCAGCCGCTCGCCATTGATGACCTGAGAGAGGACGCCCTCAG AAAACGTGCCGGAGAGATGTGGGAGTGCATCTATCAGCTGGAGTCAGAGAAATTTGACCTATGGGAGAAAATGAAGAGTCAGAAGTATgag ATCACCGTCCTATTGAATAGAATCCAACACGCGCAGAAGTT CAAAAAGGGCCACGGGAAGGGGAAGGTCGGCGGACGCTGGAAGTGA